A genome region from Triticum aestivum cultivar Chinese Spring chromosome 2B, IWGSC CS RefSeq v2.1, whole genome shotgun sequence includes the following:
- the LOC123042982 gene encoding uncharacterized protein, with protein MMFGIDLNMSPQQDDASEPADQQEEHNSQQRYNNEEPVNNEATGEEASGVEEPIHEEASGVEETIHEEASAVQKPIHGEGRELTNEERYGIYFGLTVIKTQNGQVLKKYKEVIASLLDTTVRTVERIWERALKRIEQGEKVDVSNQKPGRVGRKRKDLDLSRVVTIPLNRRRTLRGLLKALGVSCTTLHSRFEWGHLRHHSNKVRPHLNISNIVKRLKWCLAMCEDYWSATRELDNIAYMDEKWFNMIGEVNNYYLFPEEPDPLRTLHHKDSIAKVMFLAAVAKPRYGEGGKVTFDGKLGIWAFVTESPAQRTSENRDKGTLELKSLKFTPDVMRYYMCEKLIPAIQERWLDEDEGRTIYIQQDNATPYILPDDPVFRQVVEQTDLDIKLLQQPPNSPDMNILDQCIFRSLQTHTDSRAPQSIRELIEGVEEEYRNCLVDKLARSFVTLQSCIREVMRNKGAINYSIPHMRKERRQAEGWLPITLSIDRELVEQTIAFIEEAKAILAAEKEQKQQEKSRSSLQEAETPFEYQQPPSSRKKESRAFKQQEKSTNSLQEAGKEQQQPSSNRKRARAASE; from the exons ATGATGTTTGGGATTGATCTCAACATGAGTCCTCAACAAGATGATGCCTCAGAACCTGCAGATCAACAGGAAGAACACAACAGTCAACAACGATACAACAATGAAGAACCAGTCAATAATGAAGCAACAG GGGAAGAAGCAAGTGGTGTAGAGGAACCAATTCATGAAGAAGCAAGTGGTGTAGAGGAAACAATTCATGAGGAAGCAAGTGCTGTACAGAAACCAATTCATGGGGAAGGCAGAGAACTCACAAATGAGGAGAGATATGGTATTTATTTTGGACTCACGGTGATCAAGACCCAAAATGGACAAGTTCTGAAAAAATACAAGGAGGTCATTGCTAGCCTACTCGATACAACCGTAAGAACTGTTGAGAGAATATGGGAAAGAGCTCTTAAACGGATTGAACAAGGGGAGAAAGTTGATGTCTCAAATCAAAAGCCAGGCAGAGTTGGCCGCAAgcggaaagatttggatctgtcgAGGGTGGTGACAATCCCATTGAACAGAAGGAGAACATTGCGAGGTCTGTTAAAGGCATTGGGCGTAAGCTGCACAACCTTACACTCAAGGTTCGAGTGGGGTCATTTGAGGCATCACAGTAATAAGGTGAGGCCCCACTTAAACATATCCAACATTGTAAAGAGATTGAAATGGTGCTTGGCTATGTGTGAAGATTATTGGTCTGCGACACGGGAATTAGACAACATAGCCTATATGGACGAAAAGTGGTTCAACATGATTGGGGAGGTGAACAACTACTATTTGTTTCCCGAAGAACCCGACCCCTTACGCACCTTGCATCATAAGGATAGCATCGCCAAGGTTATGTTTCTCGCTGCCGTGGCTAAACCAAGATACGGCGAAGGTGGTAAGGTCACGTTTGATGGAAAGCTCGGCATTTGGGCTTTTGTCACAGAGTCTCCTGCTCAAAGAACAAGTGAAAATAGAGATAAAGGGACGCTCGAGCTCAAATCATTGAAATTCACACCAGATGTAATGAGGTATTACATGTGTGAGAAACTTATTCCTGCGATCCAAGAGCGCTGGTTGGACGAAGATGAAGGACGGACAATTTATATCCAACAAGATAATGCCACACCATATATTCTTCCCGATGACCCGGTTTTCCGACAAGTCGTAGAACAGACTGATTTGGATATTAAGTTGCTTCAACAGCCTCCAAACAGTCCTGACATGAACATTCTTGATCAATGCATATTTAGGTCTCTCCAGACCCACACCGATAGCAGAGCACCTCAAAGCATCAGGGAACTGATAGAAGGTGTGGAGGAGGAATATCGAAATTGCCTGGTTGATAAGCTAGCTAGAAGCTTCGTGACGCTGCAGTCATGCATCCGAGAGGTAATGAGAAACAAAGGAGCGATAAACTACTCGATCCCTCACATGAGAAAGGAACGCCGTCAGGCAGAAGGATGGCTTCCTATAACTCTATCTATCGATCGTGAGCTAGTTGAACAGACCATAGCCTTTATAGAAGAGGCAAAAGCAATCTTAGCAGCAGAAAAAGAGCAGAAGCAGCAAGAAAAGAGCCGCAGCAGCCTCCAGGAAGCAGAAACACCCTTTGAATACCAGCAGCCTCCAAGCAGCAGGAAAAAAGAATCACGAGCCTTCAAGCAGCAGGAAAAGAGTACCAACAGTCTCCAAGAAGCAGGAAAGGAGCAGCAACAGCCTTCAAGCAACAGGAAAAGAGCACGAGCAGCCTCCGAGTAG
- the LOC123047599 gene encoding uncharacterized protein produces the protein MDAEDALGFREDDAIRFIFGEDVASRADDDSAAGASAFDRSLMELRVFQEVFSRAPGQKGAAGLAGRPHFGVAETSLLPGAHFAAQRPADAPRAHAGLSLKVQPPPPFRGEHIVSAPVHAGAGLGTEAHAHAPRQQSIVTTTEGRVDLGASNGGHAHCYNEQQRGTAVQEHAHCYNNGQHGTAAQEEHAHRHAEQNGGIDGLALELDAVLQGFLGYWPGGGMAGSCNQQQVFGAAAVSIGNTVDMRMQAMAEDNNIAAGMCEAVRFAGSSSTSGVDDPMPSYMDALAEFSQFQADPSLADPFLYQWLQDQQPFPSDASCLSYDQGQIVDNSQALYTCSPADLSDRGAIEYPHFSKPAYDAAAPPRLSHDYIGSGQFLELDHLPEKGTPEANTSSLDDVDVPQSSSLQSVPPVACTKRTLGRDLPDQLEAHAQCLFKDAGWTIKPRKRNDRAKMASYFTAPHREVVLSSLTQAWKFCGNKLYEASPGSQRGKHPMEWSDVDKFWKDLTDTMEYIQKVLVNQQSALTLLERWELLDPFVAVVFIGRKITALQQGSTVRAVDSSIIVLDDNKNMPSESKRKQKASDPLTARKVQPTPVITGSDCGARAIESCSRSQAVPSCHDLEGVQNRDINLKNGYTQGQNCGAIDRNENHINQSTETQQFYSGAALINNSVKKARKKPKMTSDVDANGLDGLYAQIFMQHSMGSVFNQDSNVAMLDFSNPGIINLPGKHGIYSSVGTVKKHLKAESRPLKLNGNSQSDKLGMLLPPESKQMSMLNREGTVKEPLEHTTSGPGSDARESGSNETAPIELVQKKLPSESNQMIVLRGEGTVKEPTEHTISEPYSNARESGSNETVPTEMVQKKLPSVSNQTSMLRGEGIVNEPMAHTISEPDSSARESGANETVPIEMVQKKLPSESKQSMLRGEGTAMEHKRLKSSEPDSNARESGASEIAPVEMVYQKLPSGSKKSMLRGEGTVKGPTEHTISKPDSNARELSANGTVPSEMVHKKLPSLKESSPRTPPKDPPKVSVDNAVPVELSLESNAAPLKTDLSHDSQICKTIAAKRKPQGCDKHIKKRPLELRIHDDDLLITAIVKNRDVDSYNKFAASSDFSVAKYKKLKGQKRATKLLGKGGTNLLGGKRISLARKTVLCWLIATGFLTVKDVIQYRNLKSNEVMKDGKVTWEGILCKCCAKTLSVSDFKAHAGCCLPKSSLGLFLQSGKSYTLCQLEAWSAELMSRRSDACGRKVEAMDENDDTCGFCGDGGELLCCDNCPSTYHEACLSAQELPEGSWYCHNCSCRKCGTPVSENEVPSSSDILKCLQCGDAYHDTCINHEMLPCDDKRSNTWFCGRYCKEIFLGLHSHVGIENIIDNGLSWTLLKCCSDGRKLHSARKIAHMTECNTKLAVALTLLEECFIRMVDPRTGVDMIPHVLYNKGSNFARLDYQGFYTVILEKGDEILCVASIRLHGTKAAELPFIATCLDYRRKGMCRRLLDIIEKMLRSFHVEMLVLSAIPELVNTWVSGFGFKPIKDDERKQLRNVNLMLFPGTSLLTKRLDGNITTKPEKEEDTYNVSGLTNGKCLPNGKANEHLELRDLELPEELNNEVTMNGSLRTLKREFSPAAWFNSTKLAVGEV, from the exons ATGGACGCGGAGGACGCGCTGGGGTTCCGGGAGGACGACGCCATCCGCTTCATCTTCGGCGAGGACGTCGCGTCCAGGGCCGACGACGACTCCGCCGCCGGTGCGAGTGCGTTCGACAGGTCGCTCATGGAGCTCCGCGTCTTCCAGGAGGTCTTCTCCAGGGCGCCGGGGCAGAAGGGGGCCGCCGGGCTCGCGGGGAGGCCGCACTTCGGGGTGGCCGAGACCTCGCTGCTCCCCGGCGCCCACTTCGCCGCGCAGCGGCCCGCGGATGCGCCCCGGGCCCATGCGGGCCTCAGCCTCAAGGTCCAGCCGCCCCCGCCGTTCCGCGGCGAGCACATTGTGTCCGCCCCGGTGCACGCCGGAGCGGGCCTTGGCACGGAGGCACATGCGCATGCTCCCCGGCAGCAGAGCATTGTTACTACAACGGAGGGCAGAGTGGATCTCGGTGCCAGCAATGGAGGGCATGCGCATTGTTACAATGAGCAACAACGCGGCACTGCTGTCCAGGAGCATGCACATTGTTACAACAATGGCCAACACGGGACCGCTGCCCAGGAGGAGCATGCACATCGTCACGCCGAGCAGAATGGGGGGATCGATGGGCTGGCTCTCGAGCTGGATGCCGTGCTGCAGGGTTTCTTAGGGTACTGGCCAGGTGGAGGCATGGCTGGGAGCTGTAACCAGCAGCAAGTGTTTGGTGCAGCTGCTGTCAGTATCGGTAACACCGTTGACATGCGCATGCAAGCGATGGCTGAAGACAACAACATTGCTGCTGGGATGTGTGAGGCAGTCAGGTTTGCTGGCAGCAGCAGCACAAGTGGGGTCGATGATCCCATGCCGTCCTACATGGACGCGCTGGCAGAGTTCTCACAGTTCCAGGCTGATCCTTCTCTTGCCGACCCGTTTTTGTATCAGTGGCTACAAGATCAGCAGCCGTTCCCGAGCGATGCCTCATGCTTAAGTTATGACCAAGGACAAATCGTTGACAATAGCCAAGCGCTGTACACATGTAGCCCGGCAGATTTATCTGACAGAGGTGCCATAGAATACCCACACTTCAGCAAGCCAGCCTATGATGCCGCAGCGCCACCTCGCCTCTCCCATGATTATATTGGATCTGGGCAGTTTCTTGAACTTGACCACCTTCCTGAGAAGGGTACGCCCGAAGCAAATACTAGTTCACTAGATGATGTTGATGTTCCTCAGTCCAGCAGTCTACAGTCTGTACCACCTGTTGCTTGTACCAAGAGGACTTTAGGCAGGGATCTTCCTGATCAGTTGGAAGCGCATGCGCAATGCCTTTTCAAGGATGCTGGCTGGACCATCAAGCCACGGAAAAGGAATGACAGGGCTAAGATGGCATCCTATTTCACAGCACCACACAGGGAAGTGGTCCTCAGCTCACTAACTCAGGCCTGGAAGTTTTGTGGGAACAAATTATATGAAGCTTCTCCCGGTTCACAGAGGGGTAAGCATCCGATGGAGTGGTCAGACGTTGATAAGTTTTGGAAGGACCTCACAGATACTATGGAGTATATCCAGAAGGTACTTGTGAATCAACAAAGCGCACTCACACTTCTTGAACGGTGGGAGCTTTTGGATCCTTTCGTTGCTGTCGTGTTCATCGGTAGGAAAATTACTGCTCTGCAACAGGGTAGTACTGTCAGAGCTGTTGATAGTTCAATCATTGTTCTTGATGACAACAAGAATATGCCCTCGGAAAGTAAAAGGAAACAGAAAGCCAGTGACCCTTTAACCGCCCGCAAGGTTCAGCCCACTCCTGTGATCACGGGATCTGATTGTGGAGCACGAGCAATTGAGAGCTGCAGCAGGAGCCAGGCTGTACCGAGCTGTCATGATTTGGAAGGTGTCCAGAACAGGGATATTAACCTGAAAAATGGCTACACACAAGGTCAGAATTGCGGGGCAATTGACCGAAATGAGAATCACATTAATCAGAGCACTGAAACCCAGCAATTTTACTCAGGAGCAGCGCTCATCAATAATTCCGTGAAAAAAGCAAGGAAGAAGCCCAAAATGACATCGGATGTTGATGCAAATGGATTAGATGGGTTGTACGCTCAAATATTTATGCAGCACTCTATGGGGAGTGTATTTAACCAAGACAGCAACGTAGCGATGCTTGATTTTTCTAATCCAGGAATCATTAACCTCCCTGGAAAACATGGTATTTATTCTTCTGTTGGCACAGTGAAAAAGCATTTGAAAGCTGAATCCAGACCGTTAAAGCTAAATGGAAACAGCCAAAGCGACAAACTTGGCATGCTGTTGCCTCCAGAGAGCAAGCAAATGAGCATGCTAAATCGTGAGGGTACTGTTAAAGAACCTTTGGAGCATACAACCTCAGGACCTGGTTCTGATGCAAGGGAGTCAGGTTCCAATGAAACCGCCCCTATAGAGTTGGTCCAGAAGAAGTTACCTTCAGAGAGCAACCAAATGATTGTGTTAAGAGGTGAGGGTACTGTTAAAGAACCTACGGAGCATACAATCTCTGAACCTTATTCTAATGCAAGGGAGTCAGGTTCCAATGAAACTGTTCCTACAGAAATGGTCCAGAAGAAGTTGCCTTCAGTGAGCAACCAGACGAGTATGTTAAGAGGTGAAGGTATTGTTAACGAACCTATGGCGCATACAATCTCTGAACCTGATTCTAGTGCAAGGGAGTCAGGTGCCAATGAAACTGTTCCTATAGAAATGGTCCAGAAGAAGTTGCCTTCAGAGAGCAAGCAGAGTATGTTAAGAGGTGAGGGCACTGCTATGGAACATAAACGCCTTAAAAGCTCTGAACCTGATTCAAATGCAAGGGAGTCAGGTGCCAGTGAGATCGCCCCTGTAGAAATGGTCTACCAGAAGTTGCCTTCAGGGAGCAAGAAGAGCATGTTAAGAGGTGAGGGTACTGTTAAAGGACCTACAGAGCATACAATCTCAAAACCTGATTCTAATGCAAGGGAGTTGAGTGCCAATGGGACTGTCCCTTCAGAAATGGTCCACAAGAAGTTGCCGTCATTGAAGGAATCATCTCCTAGAACTCCCCCCAAGGACCCCCCTAAGGTTTCAGTCGACAATGCTGTTCCTGTTGAGTTATCCCTTGAGTCTAATGCTGCTCCCCTGAAAACTGATTTATCTCATGACTCACAAATCTGCAAGACGATCGCTGCTAAAAGGAAACCTCAAGGTTGTGATAAACATATCAAGAAAAGACCTCTTGAGTTGCGTATCCACGACGATGACCTTTTGATCACAGCTATTGTAAAAAACAGGGACGTCGACTCCTACAACAAATTTGCTGCAAGCTCAGATTTTTCGGTTGCAAAGTACAAAAAGCTTAAAGGCCAAAAGAGGGCTACCAAACTGCTTGGAAAAGGGGGGACAAACCTATTGGGTGGGAAGAGAATAAGTTTGGCACGGAAAACTGTGCTCTGCTGGTTGATTGCAACTGGCTTTCTGACCGTAAAAGATGTTATCCAGTATCGGAATCTGAAGAGCAACGAAGTCATGAAGGATGGGAAGGTCACCTGGGAAGGCATTCTTTGCAAATGTTGCGCAAAAACCTTATCTGTATCAGACTTCAAGGCTCATGCTGGTTGTTGTCTGCCCAAGTCCTCATTAGGCCTCTTTCTGCAGTCTGGCAAGTCGTATACTCTATGCCAGTTGGAGGCTTGGTCTGCCGAATTGATGAGCAGGAGAAGTGATGCATGTGGTAGGAAAGTCGAGGCGATGGATGAAAATGACGATACATGTGGTTTCTGTGGAGATGGCGGTGAATTACTTTGCTGTGACAATTGCCCATCAACATATCATGAAGCTTGCTTGTCTGCCCAG GAGCTTCCAGAAGGCAGTTGGTACTGCCATAATTGCTCATGCCGGAAATGTGGGACTCCAGTTAGTGAAAATGAGGTTCCGTCATCCTCAGATATCTTGAAATGTCTGCAGTGTGGAGATGCAT ACCATGACACGTGCATTAATCATGAGATGCTGCCCTGTGATGATAAAAGATCTAACACATGGTTTTGTGGGAGATACTGTAAGGAG ATATTCCTTGGACTGCATAGTCATGTTGGTATAGAGAATATTATTGACAATGGGCTTTCATGGACCCTATTGAAGTGCTGCAGTGATGGTCGGAAGCTACATTCTGCCCGGAAGATAGCCCATATGACGGAATGTAATACAAAATTGGCAGTGGCTCTTACTTTACTGGAGGAATGTTTCATTCGTATGGTTGATCCTCGAACTGGTGTAGACATGATACCACATGTGTTGTACAATAAGGG ATCAAACTTTGCGCGCTTAGATTATCAGGGATTCTACACTGTAATCCTGGAGAAAGGTGATGAGATTCTGTGTGTAGCATCTATCAG GTTACATGGGACCAAAGCAGCCGAACTGCCTTTCATTGCTACTTGTCTGGATTATCGCCGTAAAGGGATGTGCCGAAGGCTGCTGGATATCATTGAAAAG ATGCTGAGATCGTTCCACGTTGAGATGTTGGTCCTTTCTGCCATCCCAGAGCTGGTTAATACATGGGTCTCGGGATTTGGTTTCAAACCTATCAAGGATGATGAGAGGAAACAACTTCGTAACGTTAATTTGATGTTATTTCCCGGGACATCCCTGCTAACCAAAAGATTGGATGGAAATATAACTACAAAACCAG AAAAGGAAGAAGACACATATAATGTTTCTGGATTAACTAATGGGAAATGTTTGCCTAATGGGAAAGCAAATGAGCATCTTGAACTCCGTGACCTTGAACTGCCAGAGGAGTTGAATAATGAGGTTACAATGAATGGTTCTTTGAGAACACTAAAACGTGAATTTAGTCCTGCAGCATGGTTCAATTCCACTAAG CTAGCTGTTGGTGAAGTGTGA